Proteins encoded within one genomic window of Halocatena marina:
- a CDS encoding PrkA family serine protein kinase gives MTGDMATLEDLSTAYQDSIPADLRHTHSFEWYLETVHEEPKISRSAHQRVADMFDYYGTEYDEDAGVVEYRLASKDPLSDGENTFYGRSIHEAIHEFVNKVKSGARGLGPEKRIKLLLGPVGSGKSDFDRQVRRYFEDYTLREEGRMYTFRWINLCDVIRDQDPADDVVRSPMNQDPIVLLPQSQRDRVVDTLNEHLDAPYTIRNEQSLDPASEFYMDKLLEHYDDDLKQVLENHIEIIRLVADENKRLAIETFEPKDKKNQDETELTGDVNYSKLAVYGESDPRAFDYSGAFCNANRGVFSGEELLKLQREFLYDFLHASQEQTIKPKNNPRIDIDQVIVGRTNMPEYKEKKGDEKMEAFNDRTKRIDFPYVLQYEEEAKIYQKMLNNADLPDIHVEPHTLEMAGLFGVLTRVVEPDGGQIGIVQKSKAYNGEIDEIDDIDVKKLREEATETADVGEGMEGVSPRFISDEIAEAIMDSMHRGRDFLSPLTTFNHLDANLENHGSIPEEHFEQYYRYLELVREEYKERAIEDVRHALAYDVDEIRRQGEKYMDHVMAYIDDDTIEDEITGRESEPDETFLRSVEEKLNIPEDRKDDFRQEVSNWVSRRAREGTSFNPQDNDRLRRALERKLWEDKKHNINFSALVSSGETEDDERNAWIEALVDQGYSREGAKEVLEFAGAEVAKTELEE, from the coding sequence ATGACAGGTGACATGGCAACCCTCGAAGACCTCAGCACGGCGTATCAGGATTCAATTCCCGCTGATCTACGTCACACTCATTCGTTTGAGTGGTACCTTGAGACCGTCCACGAGGAGCCCAAGATTTCCCGCAGCGCTCATCAACGCGTTGCGGACATGTTCGATTACTACGGCACCGAATACGATGAAGATGCCGGTGTCGTTGAGTACCGTCTCGCTAGTAAGGATCCGCTTTCCGACGGCGAAAACACCTTCTACGGACGAAGCATCCACGAAGCTATTCACGAATTCGTGAATAAGGTAAAATCCGGTGCTCGTGGGCTTGGTCCGGAAAAGCGAATCAAGCTGCTGCTCGGTCCCGTCGGGTCGGGTAAATCCGACTTCGACCGGCAGGTGCGTCGCTACTTCGAGGACTATACACTCCGAGAAGAAGGGCGAATGTACACCTTCCGGTGGATCAATCTCTGCGATGTGATCCGTGATCAGGACCCAGCCGACGATGTGGTCCGTTCACCGATGAATCAGGACCCGATCGTCTTGCTTCCCCAATCCCAGCGCGATCGGGTCGTTGATACACTCAACGAGCATCTCGACGCACCCTATACCATCCGAAACGAGCAGTCACTCGATCCAGCGAGCGAGTTCTACATGGATAAGCTGCTCGAACATTACGATGATGATCTCAAGCAGGTGTTAGAAAACCACATCGAAATCATCCGCCTCGTGGCCGACGAAAACAAGCGTCTCGCGATTGAGACGTTCGAGCCGAAAGATAAGAAAAATCAGGACGAAACCGAACTCACCGGAGACGTCAACTACTCGAAGCTTGCTGTCTACGGTGAGTCCGACCCGAGGGCGTTCGATTACTCGGGAGCGTTCTGTAATGCCAATCGTGGCGTCTTCAGCGGTGAAGAGTTACTCAAACTACAGCGCGAATTCCTGTATGATTTCCTGCACGCAAGTCAGGAACAGACGATCAAGCCAAAGAACAATCCACGGATCGACATTGATCAGGTGATCGTCGGACGAACCAACATGCCCGAGTACAAGGAGAAAAAGGGCGATGAGAAGATGGAGGCGTTCAACGACCGTACAAAACGGATCGATTTCCCATACGTACTCCAGTACGAGGAGGAGGCGAAGATCTACCAGAAGATGCTCAACAACGCCGACCTCCCCGACATCCACGTCGAACCTCACACGCTCGAAATGGCTGGGCTGTTCGGCGTCCTGACGCGCGTCGTCGAACCAGACGGTGGACAGATCGGTATCGTTCAGAAATCAAAAGCCTACAACGGTGAGATCGACGAAATCGACGATATAGACGTCAAGAAGCTTCGTGAAGAAGCCACAGAAACCGCAGACGTCGGTGAGGGAATGGAAGGCGTCTCACCCCGCTTCATCAGCGACGAGATTGCAGAAGCAATCATGGACAGTATGCACAGGGGTCGAGATTTCCTCTCACCACTCACGACGTTCAACCACCTCGACGCCAATCTCGAAAACCACGGCTCGATTCCCGAGGAACATTTCGAGCAGTACTACCGGTATCTCGAGCTGGTGCGCGAGGAGTACAAAGAGCGTGCGATCGAAGACGTTCGCCACGCGTTGGCCTACGATGTCGATGAGATCCGACGCCAGGGCGAGAAGTACATGGATCACGTCATGGCCTACATCGACGACGACACGATCGAAGACGAGATCACGGGTCGAGAATCCGAACCGGACGAGACGTTCCTTCGGTCCGTCGAGGAGAAGCTCAACATCCCTGAAGACCGCAAAGATGACTTCCGACAGGAAGTCTCGAACTGGGTCTCGCGGCGTGCCCGTGAGGGAACGAGCTTCAATCCACAGGACAACGACAGGCTGCGCAGGGCACTCGAACGGAAGCTGTGGGAAGATAAGAAACACAACATCAACTTCTCGGCACTCGTTTCCAGTGGCGAGACAGAAGACGACGAACGAAACGCGTGGATCGAAGCACTCGTCGATCAAGGCTACTCCCGCGAGGGGGCAAAGGAGGTGCTCGAATTCGCCGGAGCGGAGGTGGCTAAAACTGAACTAGAGGAATGA
- a CDS encoding GNAT family N-acetyltransferase, translating into MRAERTYTVDVGLADPMTDIRGDDIRRADDETRQIRDQLAAGGMLYEDIDPARSRFWLAERGGTIAGVVRLELDLPGALLGSLYVEPEHRANGLGETLVERIEQEARSQRATNLYLFSTKAGDYFRTHGYQEVAVEEIVSRITNTPQVEYYSDRPDLLTEEIAFRKSFVTDR; encoded by the coding sequence GTGAGAGCAGAACGCACATACACAGTAGACGTAGGGCTCGCAGATCCGATGACCGACATTCGAGGGGATGATATTCGTCGCGCGGATGACGAAACGAGACAGATACGCGATCAGCTGGCGGCTGGTGGGATGCTGTACGAAGATATCGATCCTGCGCGTTCTCGGTTTTGGCTTGCAGAACGTGGTGGTACGATCGCTGGAGTTGTCCGTCTCGAACTGGATTTGCCGGGAGCGCTGCTTGGCTCTCTCTACGTCGAACCCGAACACCGAGCGAACGGACTCGGCGAGACGCTCGTCGAACGCATCGAACAGGAAGCACGATCACAGAGGGCGACCAATCTCTATCTCTTCAGTACTAAAGCTGGCGATTATTTCAGAACACATGGATATCAGGAGGTAGCAGTTGAAGAGATAGTTTCGCGAATTACGAATACGCCACAGGTCGAGTACTACAGCGATCGTCCGGATCTCCTCACAGAAGAAATTGCGTTTCGGAAATCCTTCGTGACGGATAGATAG
- a CDS encoding succinylglutamate desuccinylase/aspartoacylase family protein, translated as MRVEQLGEGEPDLAVVGSIHGDEPCGAHAIETLLAEEPAVERPVKFIIANERALDRNVRYVETDMNRVFPGNPDAEAYETRLAYKLLDELRGCTTLSMHSTQSYSRPFAIVDEAGPLAETICPHLSIDVLVETADFVKNTLVGYVDVVEVECGLQGSDQAAENAVQLVREFLTAAGALPGSGSGSVETEDRAIPVYQLQKLIPKQPADSYAVHVENFERVDEGSPYATIDDRELIAEEPFYPVLMSPYGYDSQLGYAAELNGKLK; from the coding sequence ATGCGCGTTGAACAGTTGGGCGAGGGCGAACCAGACCTCGCGGTTGTTGGGTCGATTCACGGCGACGAACCGTGTGGCGCGCATGCGATCGAGACATTGCTTGCGGAGGAACCAGCCGTCGAACGGCCGGTTAAGTTCATCATTGCGAATGAACGCGCACTCGATCGTAATGTGCGCTACGTAGAGACCGATATGAATCGAGTGTTTCCCGGCAATCCCGATGCTGAGGCATATGAAACCCGCTTGGCATACAAGCTTCTAGATGAGCTTCGGGGATGCACGACCCTCTCAATGCACTCAACACAGTCGTATAGTCGTCCATTTGCGATCGTCGACGAAGCAGGCCCGCTTGCAGAGACAATCTGTCCCCACCTTTCGATCGATGTGCTCGTCGAAACGGCAGATTTCGTCAAAAACACGCTGGTCGGATACGTCGATGTCGTGGAGGTCGAATGTGGCCTGCAGGGCTCCGATCAAGCCGCGGAGAATGCCGTGCAACTCGTTAGAGAATTCCTTACCGCTGCCGGGGCGCTTCCCGGCTCTGGCTCTGGCTCTGTCGAAACAGAGGATCGGGCAATTCCAGTCTATCAGCTACAAAAGCTTATTCCAAAACAGCCTGCGGACTCGTATGCAGTTCATGTTGAGAATTTCGAACGAGTCGATGAAGGATCGCCGTACGCCACCATCGACGACAGGGAACTGATCGCTGAGGAGCCGTTCTATCCAGTTCTCATGTCGCCGTACGGATACGATAGTCAGCTCGGATACGCAGCCGAGTTGAACGGAAAGTTGAAGTGA
- a CDS encoding DUF63 family protein — translation MESTERFSSVINSGRAWIVAAVLAVVVLVGGALAFPRLVYDRFVWQYFWGPVYADAHNARCAVLSDGTATLLSDGCLSAETAGKVVARPGYTLVSEAGYALILIFMLLGVLYLLRWVQIGRDRRLFFALVPFMFFGGALRVVEDATDAALRAGAGEIIGYPLNTLIISPVIYFVVFFVTLAALMTALALARWNVIKREEYTYVAGSIGTVALFLTIGYIGYLVTTTIAPERMSAGFYPQITILVVILSILISVGVYSATDRVAPWINAGTRRIGLVVIFAQALDGVANVLAADWAKELGLSFYYSAKHPINQLIIDITDSVLPQSAIDTIGTAWPFLLVKVVAAVAVVSLFDERIFDENPRYALLLLIAITAVGLGPGTRDMLRATFGI, via the coding sequence ATGGAATCGACCGAACGGTTCAGCTCGGTGATCAACTCCGGGCGAGCCTGGATAGTCGCTGCAGTGCTCGCTGTCGTCGTACTGGTCGGTGGTGCCCTTGCCTTCCCGCGTCTGGTGTATGATCGCTTCGTCTGGCAGTATTTCTGGGGTCCTGTCTACGCGGATGCGCATAACGCCAGGTGTGCCGTGCTCTCTGATGGAACGGCAACGCTTCTCTCTGATGGGTGTCTCAGCGCCGAAACAGCCGGAAAGGTCGTCGCACGACCGGGCTATACGCTCGTATCTGAAGCTGGCTACGCACTGATTCTTATCTTCATGCTGCTCGGGGTCTTGTACCTCCTCCGGTGGGTCCAAATCGGCCGTGACCGCCGTCTCTTCTTTGCACTCGTCCCGTTCATGTTCTTTGGCGGTGCACTCCGGGTCGTCGAGGATGCGACTGACGCTGCCCTCAGAGCTGGCGCTGGGGAAATCATCGGATACCCACTCAACACGCTCATTATCAGCCCCGTCATCTATTTCGTCGTCTTTTTCGTCACGCTCGCTGCGCTCATGACGGCACTCGCACTCGCTCGATGGAACGTGATCAAAAGAGAGGAGTACACGTACGTCGCTGGGAGTATTGGAACGGTTGCTCTCTTCCTCACGATTGGCTATATCGGCTATTTAGTCACCACGACCATCGCTCCCGAACGAATGAGTGCTGGGTTCTACCCACAGATCACCATTCTTGTCGTTATCTTATCAATACTCATCTCTGTCGGCGTCTATTCGGCCACCGATCGGGTCGCTCCGTGGATAAACGCTGGAACTCGACGCATCGGTCTCGTTGTCATCTTTGCACAGGCACTCGATGGGGTTGCGAACGTCCTCGCCGCAGACTGGGCGAAAGAGCTCGGTCTTTCGTTCTACTACAGCGCGAAACATCCGATCAACCAGCTCATCATCGACATCACTGATAGTGTGCTTCCACAGTCGGCGATCGATACTATCGGAACAGCGTGGCCGTTCCTTCTCGTGAAAGTGGTTGCTGCAGTGGCCGTCGTCTCGCTCTTCGATGAGAGAATCTTCGACGAAAATCCGCGTTATGCTCTTTTGCTTCTCATCGCAATCACTGCGGTCGGTCTCGGACCGGGTACCCGAGACATGCTCCGAGCGACGTTCGGGATCTGA
- a CDS encoding DUF309 domain-containing protein — protein sequence MNDHTRDDSVAPSASNPTGWLPESDRWEHGTLRRATIHGVRLYNAGAFHESHDCFEAEWYNYGNGTTESAFLHGMVQVAAGAYKHFDFEDDAGMRSLFETALQYLHGVPNDYYGVDLLDLRTKLTNALVDPTVLHGWTITLDGECPSASERDHEYADGL from the coding sequence ATGAACGATCACACGCGAGACGATTCCGTGGCTCCGTCTGCTTCTAATCCGACTGGATGGCTTCCCGAGAGCGACCGTTGGGAGCACGGGACACTACGTCGGGCGACGATCCACGGTGTTCGACTCTACAACGCCGGGGCGTTTCACGAGTCTCACGACTGTTTTGAAGCGGAGTGGTACAACTACGGGAACGGAACCACTGAGAGTGCGTTTCTCCACGGAATGGTGCAGGTAGCAGCAGGCGCGTACAAGCACTTCGATTTCGAGGACGATGCTGGTATGCGGTCACTCTTCGAGACTGCCTTACAGTATCTCCACGGTGTTCCGAACGACTACTATGGTGTTGATCTCCTTGATTTGCGAACGAAACTCACCAACGCGCTTGTCGATCCAACTGTACTTCACGGCTGGACAATCACACTCGATGGTGAGTGTCCCAGTGCGAGCGAACGAGACCACGAGTACGCTGATGGACTCTAG
- a CDS encoding inositol monophosphatase encodes MVDAESRVMVADRAAHAGAEVAMQSFRTAIAVDTKASKTDVVTQADRDTQARVRAIIEETFPDEAIVGEEAEARKTVPDTGVAWIVDPIDGTSNYVRGVRMWTTSVACLVDGECVAAVNVFPALGDTYIAGPDGLTRNGDQVEVSSESDPEAGVVSPTLWWDFDHRDEFSAAVTAVVERFGDLRRSGCTQGTLSHVASGGLDAAISNVDHSPWDTVAGAFMIEQAGGTVTDLTGDRWRYDATGLVASNGHIHEEVLAAVRSIEDRTRT; translated from the coding sequence ATGGTTGACGCTGAGAGCAGAGTCATGGTCGCAGACCGAGCGGCACACGCGGGGGCTGAGGTAGCGATGCAGTCGTTTCGCACTGCTATCGCTGTCGACACAAAAGCCAGTAAAACCGATGTCGTCACGCAAGCCGACCGCGATACCCAAGCACGTGTCAGAGCAATCATTGAGGAGACGTTTCCGGACGAAGCCATCGTTGGAGAGGAAGCTGAAGCACGCAAAACGGTACCAGATACGGGCGTCGCGTGGATCGTCGATCCGATCGATGGTACGAGTAACTACGTTCGAGGTGTGCGGATGTGGACCACGAGTGTTGCGTGCCTCGTCGACGGTGAGTGTGTAGCGGCTGTGAATGTGTTTCCTGCCCTCGGTGATACTTACATCGCCGGACCGGACGGTCTCACGCGAAACGGCGATCAGGTTGAGGTGAGTTCCGAATCGGATCCAGAAGCGGGTGTGGTTTCACCGACTCTCTGGTGGGATTTTGATCATCGAGATGAGTTTTCCGCCGCCGTCACGGCTGTCGTCGAGCGGTTCGGTGATCTTCGTCGGAGCGGATGCACACAGGGTACTCTTTCACACGTTGCCAGCGGAGGATTGGATGCCGCCATCTCGAACGTCGATCACTCTCCGTGGGACACAGTTGCGGGTGCGTTCATGATCGAACAAGCTGGTGGGACTGTCACCGATCTCACCGGTGACCGTTGGCGCTACGACGCTACCGGACTGGTCGCCTCGAACGGTCACATCCACGAGGAGGTACTCGCTGCAGTACGATCAATCGAGGATCGGACCCGGACGTAG
- a CDS encoding YcaO-like family protein: MSVIVVGSGPSVDAIEAALSDTDHEVAVHSTPPQHFGDLAIVVGSVGSDLFSTVNERARKQKTRWIAVELGGVGGHSIPTVEASVSGYGPETGCFDCLRTRVVSNRSTADSEFSSTSAHSRSEEDTEDVTTARFAGALAGRESARLLSGSGSPVLGGVIEIPHAIRRVLPVPNCECSRERDWRLRREYEERTLDEALERAERGLDDRVGLVQEVGEVESFPVPYYLAQLGDTSDFSDVTASRQAAGVALDWDKAFMKALGEGLERYSAGVYRSDDVRVARTTDLSNAISPSAFVRPAGTADDDPIEWIPGENLSTGNPVFLPADRVLFPYHGAGPTITTGLGLGSSGSMALRAGLSEIIERDAALLAWYSTYDPLGLSIDDEEYETLVARAGAEGLSVTASLLTQDIDVPVVGVAVHRTNGSGDWPAFAMGLAADLDVFAAARSACCEALQNWTELRTMGRENASTAGGRIGHFASRPSSVEEFIAPETTVSASSVSGSVPTKSDALDALVRRITDAGLDAYAARLTPPDVDTLGFEAVRALIPRAQPLFVDDPYFGERAETVPIELGFEPRLRREHHPYP; this comes from the coding sequence ATGTCAGTCATCGTCGTTGGTTCAGGACCGTCCGTCGATGCCATTGAGGCAGCGCTCTCGGACACCGATCACGAGGTAGCGGTTCATTCCACACCCCCCCAACACTTCGGAGATCTCGCTATTGTCGTTGGAAGCGTTGGCTCGGACTTGTTCTCGACTGTAAACGAGAGAGCAAGAAAGCAAAAGACGCGGTGGATCGCCGTCGAACTCGGGGGCGTTGGTGGCCACAGTATCCCGACTGTCGAAGCCTCGGTTTCGGGATATGGTCCAGAAACCGGCTGTTTCGACTGTCTTCGAACTCGTGTTGTGTCCAATCGCAGTACCGCTGACTCCGAATTCAGTTCTACTTCAGCACACAGCCGTTCCGAGGAGGACACCGAGGACGTCACGACGGCTCGCTTTGCGGGAGCGCTGGCCGGACGAGAAAGTGCTCGGCTCTTGTCTGGTTCGGGATCGCCAGTGCTCGGTGGCGTCATCGAGATTCCTCACGCAATTCGTCGCGTTCTTCCAGTTCCGAACTGCGAATGTAGCAGAGAGCGGGACTGGCGGCTTCGACGGGAGTACGAGGAACGGACGCTCGATGAGGCACTCGAACGTGCAGAGCGGGGACTAGACGATCGGGTCGGATTAGTTCAGGAAGTTGGTGAAGTCGAATCGTTCCCAGTTCCGTATTATCTCGCACAGCTCGGTGATACGTCTGACTTCAGCGACGTGACGGCGAGTCGGCAGGCTGCCGGTGTCGCACTCGACTGGGACAAAGCGTTCATGAAGGCGCTTGGCGAGGGACTGGAGCGATATAGCGCGGGGGTGTACCGATCCGACGACGTTCGCGTTGCTCGAACGACCGATCTCTCGAACGCGATTTCGCCGTCGGCATTCGTTCGTCCAGCGGGGACCGCTGACGACGATCCAATCGAGTGGATACCCGGTGAAAATCTGTCGACAGGCAATCCAGTGTTCCTTCCTGCAGATCGCGTTCTCTTTCCGTACCACGGAGCTGGACCGACCATCACGACTGGTTTAGGATTGGGTAGTTCAGGATCGATGGCGCTTCGTGCAGGATTATCGGAAATCATCGAACGCGACGCCGCGCTGTTAGCGTGGTATTCGACCTACGATCCGCTGGGCCTCTCGATAGACGACGAGGAGTACGAAACGCTCGTCGCCAGAGCTGGGGCAGAAGGTCTCTCCGTGACCGCATCACTGTTGACACAAGATATCGACGTGCCCGTTGTTGGTGTCGCCGTCCATCGAACAAACGGGAGTGGCGACTGGCCAGCGTTCGCAATGGGACTGGCTGCCGATCTCGATGTGTTCGCTGCGGCACGGTCGGCCTGCTGTGAAGCACTTCAGAACTGGACCGAGCTTCGAACGATGGGACGGGAAAACGCCAGCACTGCTGGTGGGCGAATTGGGCATTTCGCTTCACGCCCTTCGTCTGTCGAGGAGTTCATCGCTCCCGAGACGACTGTTTCGGCCTCAAGTGTCTCCGGAAGCGTTCCAACGAAGTCGGACGCGCTCGATGCCCTGGTTCGACGAATCACCGACGCGGGACTCGATGCCTACGCCGCACGACTGACGCCACCGGATGTGGACACGCTTGGTTTCGAAGCTGTTCGTGCTCTCATCCCTCGCGCTCAGCCGCTGTTCGTCGACGATCCGTACTTTGGCGAGCGCGCAGAGACAGTTCCGATCGAACTGGGATTCGAACCACGGTTGCGACGGGAACATCACCCGTATCCGTGA
- a CDS encoding DUF5820 family protein, with protein sequence MHIDPPSGWRLWNEESERIILAYRPDVFDGGSFPAACLPTVYVTRGRRTRRPGNQRTETNTWFVTLFLEPDVEHDAERFDTRSEAIEGAIELADRFGAGEIDYRGLYQIPRPAYFDALDELTGIDDES encoded by the coding sequence ATGCACATTGATCCGCCATCGGGATGGCGGCTCTGGAACGAGGAGAGCGAGCGGATAATCCTCGCTTATCGGCCGGACGTGTTCGACGGGGGATCATTTCCTGCCGCGTGTCTTCCGACAGTCTATGTTACGCGCGGACGACGAACCCGACGTCCGGGAAACCAGCGAACTGAAACAAACACGTGGTTCGTCACGCTCTTTCTCGAACCGGACGTAGAACACGACGCAGAACGATTCGATACACGCTCTGAAGCTATTGAAGGTGCAATCGAACTTGCCGATCGGTTTGGGGCTGGTGAGATTGATTATCGCGGGCTATATCAGATTCCTCGCCCGGCGTATTTCGACGCGTTGGACGAACTCACCGGCATCGACGACGAATCCTGA
- a CDS encoding UPF0179 family protein, translating to MTTVTLIGTRLAEEGVEFVYHGASPDCDGCPYREQCLNLTEGTRYRVTNVRKSGTLDCAVHDTGVTAVDVEPAPVRANVPSTSAYAGSKAQLGGPCPHTECPSHPYCEPMGADFDGSYKIAEVLGEPPHDYCMLERDLTLVQLTTEDKG from the coding sequence ATGACCACTGTTACACTCATTGGAACTCGACTCGCAGAAGAGGGGGTCGAATTCGTCTACCACGGAGCATCACCTGACTGTGATGGCTGTCCGTACCGGGAGCAATGTCTCAACCTTACGGAAGGTACCCGGTATCGGGTTACGAACGTGCGAAAATCCGGAACGCTGGATTGTGCTGTCCACGACACTGGCGTCACCGCAGTCGATGTCGAACCAGCCCCTGTTCGTGCTAATGTTCCCTCTACGAGTGCGTATGCGGGTTCGAAAGCGCAGCTTGGAGGACCCTGCCCCCACACCGAATGTCCGAGTCACCCCTACTGCGAACCGATGGGTGCCGATTTCGACGGCTCATACAAAATCGCGGAGGTTCTCGGTGAACCACCGCACGATTACTGTATGCTCGAACGAGATCTCACGCTCGTCCAACTCACGACAGAAGACAAAGGATAA
- a CDS encoding DUF5821 family protein → MRSNILESGVEGLLNSVLGEATGELYLVNPSREILEVTIPAIEATDDVSVRLLAGERVLKDVLDDFIVGSTAADLIDEDRLALRTFDGPTNTLIVSDEAVTAVVSAGGKVAGLVTDDSEFVAAARDQYENEWEVSESFKLRTPPISRVRTTLSDEIGTDVADDFDGVLTSLETARGNGDGLDEVTISLLVAAKNEELLYDISKWGEDVGIASKATFSRTKTRLEEMGLVDTEKVPIDVGRPRLRLVLGDERLQGTGSDDLANAAQSLLAS, encoded by the coding sequence ATGCGTTCGAACATACTAGAATCAGGTGTCGAAGGTCTCCTGAATTCAGTCCTTGGAGAGGCTACTGGAGAACTGTACTTGGTCAACCCGTCACGCGAAATTCTTGAAGTGACAATCCCGGCAATAGAAGCAACCGATGATGTTTCGGTGCGCTTGCTCGCTGGTGAGCGCGTCCTGAAGGACGTGCTCGACGATTTCATCGTCGGCAGCACGGCTGCGGACCTCATCGATGAGGACCGTCTTGCGCTGCGGACGTTCGACGGCCCGACGAACACACTCATCGTCTCCGATGAGGCTGTTACGGCTGTCGTCTCCGCGGGCGGGAAGGTCGCTGGACTCGTCACTGACGATTCAGAGTTCGTGGCGGCTGCACGCGATCAGTACGAGAACGAGTGGGAGGTCTCTGAGTCGTTCAAGCTCCGGACGCCACCGATTTCGCGCGTCCGTACGACGCTGTCCGACGAGATCGGAACCGATGTCGCAGACGACTTCGATGGCGTTCTTACGTCTCTCGAAACTGCGCGCGGCAACGGCGATGGTCTCGACGAAGTCACCATCAGTCTGCTCGTTGCAGCGAAGAACGAGGAGCTGCTGTACGATATCAGCAAGTGGGGCGAGGATGTCGGCATCGCCAGCAAAGCAACATTCTCCCGTACGAAAACCCGTCTCGAAGAGATGGGTCTCGTAGACACGGAGAAAGTTCCGATCGATGTTGGTCGACCACGCCTGCGCCTCGTGCTCGGTGACGAGCGTCTTCAGGGCACCGGCTCTGACGATCTGGCAAACGCCGCACAGAGCCTGCTCGCCTCCTGA